A stretch of Bordetella genomosp. 13 DNA encodes these proteins:
- a CDS encoding FadR/GntR family transcriptional regulator — MKTSLADRLLSDKVYEDLLALLGTDEFAAGSRLPGENTLAGRFAVSRPVLRQALARLRAEGRIQSRKGSGHFVGAPRPQESLVSFGRLSSIPDVRSFLEFRCSVEGEIASRAAVHHTADDLARIRGRRVAFEQALQSGASGIDEDIDFHLAIARACGNRFFEMTMQALVAQTRFSIELVRSLSDSPTPQRYAEVCREHAAIEAAIASRDAQAARDAMVAHLHGGISRLFGLAPGAPPAPEQAVD; from the coding sequence ATGAAAACCTCCCTGGCCGACCGGTTGCTTAGCGACAAGGTCTATGAAGACCTCCTGGCGCTGCTGGGCACCGACGAATTTGCCGCGGGCTCGCGCCTGCCCGGAGAAAACACGCTGGCCGGGCGTTTCGCGGTGTCGCGTCCGGTGCTCCGGCAGGCGTTGGCGCGGCTGCGCGCCGAGGGGCGCATCCAGTCCCGCAAGGGCTCCGGGCATTTCGTCGGGGCGCCCCGGCCGCAAGAAAGCCTGGTCAGTTTCGGTCGGCTGTCCAGCATTCCGGACGTGCGCAGTTTTCTCGAATTCCGGTGCAGCGTGGAAGGCGAGATCGCGTCCCGCGCCGCCGTCCACCACACCGCCGACGACCTCGCTCGCATACGCGGCCGGCGCGTAGCGTTCGAGCAGGCGCTCCAGTCGGGCGCGTCGGGCATCGACGAGGACATCGATTTCCACCTGGCGATCGCGCGGGCATGCGGCAATCGCTTTTTCGAGATGACCATGCAGGCCCTGGTGGCACAGACCCGGTTCAGCATCGAACTGGTGCGCAGCCTGTCAGACAGCCCCACGCCCCAGCGATACGCGGAGGTCTGCCGTGAGCACGCCGCCATCGAGGCCGCCATCGCGTCGCGCGATGCGCAGGCCGCGCGCGACGCGATGGTGGCGCATCTGCATGGCGGTATTTCACGTCTGTTCGGGCTGGCGCCGGGTGCGCCGCCCGCGCCGGAGCAGGCGGTGGACTGA
- a CDS encoding DUF1289 domain-containing protein codes for MPDVLPSSDTAERTLSPSDSPCVAVCSTLFDEVCRGCGRTAMEVANWVFLGEDEKRAVWTRIRAQGYPRRR; via the coding sequence ATGCCTGACGTTCTGCCTTCTTCCGACACCGCCGAACGGACGCTGTCTCCCTCCGACTCCCCCTGCGTGGCCGTCTGCTCGACCCTGTTCGACGAGGTCTGCCGCGGTTGTGGCCGTACGGCCATGGAAGTGGCCAACTGGGTGTTCCTGGGCGAGGACGAGAAGCGCGCCGTCTGGACGCGCATCCGTGCGCAAGGCTATCCCCGCCGGCGCTAG
- the leuC gene encoding 3-isopropylmalate dehydratase large subunit, producing the protein MPGMTLYDKLVASHTVARLDPEHVLLYVDLHIMNEYTSPQAFSGLASRGRRTLRPGQQMAVVDHIIPTHPVPAARRTIQDPASALQAANLGRNCREHGVTLFDTTDPLQGIEHVVAPEHGMIRPGMVVLCGDSHTTTYGALGALGFGIGTSEVEHILATQTLVYRVARNLRIRVEGQLGQGVSAKDLVIHVVHRIGAQGARGHAVEYCGTAIDVLSAEARMTLCNMTVEAGARAALIAPDAVTVDYVCARAPDLQGEAGEQARAYWLGLRSDADARFAIEHRIDAAAIAPYVTWGTSPDQAMPVDGCVPDPEQAEDELARIALRKAVDYIGLAPGTPIAGVPVDRVFIGSCTNGRIEDLRAVAEVVRGRKVAAGVRAMVVPGSGAVRRQAEEEGIAALLSQAGFEWRQPGCSMCLAMNDDMLSPGERCASTTNRNFEGRQGRAGRTHLMSPAMAAAAALTGRIVDVRTLQSPGGPARGAQPEEVRP; encoded by the coding sequence ATGCCCGGCATGACCCTGTACGACAAACTGGTGGCCAGCCATACGGTGGCGCGGCTTGATCCCGAGCACGTGCTGCTGTACGTCGACCTGCACATCATGAACGAGTACACCAGCCCGCAGGCCTTCAGCGGCCTGGCCTCTCGCGGCCGGCGTACGCTGCGGCCCGGCCAGCAGATGGCCGTGGTGGACCACATCATCCCCACGCACCCGGTGCCGGCCGCGCGGCGCACCATACAGGATCCCGCCTCGGCCCTGCAGGCCGCGAACCTGGGGCGCAACTGCCGCGAACACGGCGTGACGCTGTTCGACACCACCGATCCGCTGCAGGGCATCGAGCACGTGGTGGCGCCCGAGCACGGCATGATCCGCCCCGGCATGGTGGTGCTGTGCGGCGACAGCCACACCACCACCTATGGCGCGCTGGGCGCGCTGGGATTCGGCATCGGCACCTCCGAGGTCGAACACATCCTGGCCACGCAGACGCTGGTGTATCGCGTGGCGCGCAATCTGCGCATCCGTGTCGAGGGGCAACTGGGGCAAGGCGTTTCGGCCAAGGACCTCGTGATCCATGTCGTGCACCGGATCGGCGCGCAGGGCGCGCGCGGTCACGCAGTGGAATACTGCGGGACGGCCATCGATGTCCTGTCGGCCGAGGCGCGCATGACCCTGTGCAACATGACCGTGGAGGCGGGCGCCCGGGCCGCGCTGATCGCGCCCGACGCCGTCACGGTCGACTACGTCTGTGCCCGGGCGCCCGACCTGCAGGGCGAGGCGGGCGAACAGGCGCGCGCCTACTGGCTCGGCCTGCGTTCCGACGCGGACGCGCGCTTCGCCATCGAGCACCGCATCGACGCAGCGGCCATCGCGCCGTATGTCACGTGGGGCACCAGTCCCGACCAGGCCATGCCGGTGGATGGATGCGTGCCCGATCCCGAGCAGGCCGAGGACGAGCTGGCGCGCATCGCGCTGCGCAAGGCGGTGGACTACATCGGGCTTGCGCCCGGCACGCCCATCGCCGGCGTTCCCGTGGACCGCGTCTTCATCGGTTCGTGCACCAACGGCCGCATAGAAGACCTGCGCGCGGTGGCCGAAGTGGTACGAGGCCGCAAGGTGGCGGCGGGCGTGCGGGCCATGGTGGTGCCGGGCTCGGGCGCGGTGCGGCGGCAGGCCGAGGAAGAGGGCATTGCCGCGCTGCTGTCCCAGGCCGGCTTCGAATGGCGCCAGCCGGGCTGCTCGATGTGCCTGGCCATGAACGACGACATGCTCAGCCCGGGCGAACGCTGCGCCTCGACCACCAACCGCAACTTCGAGGGCCGGCAGGGACGCGCCGGACGCACCCACCTGATGAGCCCGGCCATGGCGGCCGCCGCCGCGCTGACCGGACGGATCGTCGACGTGAGGACACTGCAGTCGCCGGGCGGGCCCGCCCGCGGCGCGCAACCTGAAGAGGTACGCCCATGA
- a CDS encoding 2-hydroxyacid dehydrogenase, with translation MHIDIVGLHAEHAPRLQALLGDDYRVRGLAGFSATGDITADVVIANRITAQEAERLRGRLLQVPGAGTEQVALAALPSGCWVCNVHGHEVPIAEFVIHAILEHALTPWRYPAVLDEDAWPRAYAQRAIHGEAAGRTLVILGYGHIGREVARRARALDMSVVAVTRSGHGAPDEDVRYAAVDTLHQVLPEADVLVLCCPLTDATRGLIGREALGLLPPQALLVNVARAEVVDERALYDALAEGRLGRAALDVWYQYPAAGGAPTPPSRLPLYSLPNVRGTPHVSAMTPGLLDRRYRFMADNIRRLQSGAPLENVVRAGR, from the coding sequence ATGCATATCGACATCGTCGGCCTGCACGCCGAACACGCCCCCAGACTGCAGGCCCTGCTGGGCGACGACTACCGGGTTCGCGGTCTGGCCGGCTTTTCCGCCACGGGCGACATCACCGCGGACGTGGTCATCGCCAACAGGATCACCGCGCAAGAGGCCGAACGCCTGCGCGGCCGGCTGCTGCAGGTGCCGGGCGCCGGCACCGAGCAGGTGGCGCTGGCGGCGCTGCCGTCCGGCTGCTGGGTCTGCAACGTGCACGGCCACGAAGTGCCCATCGCCGAGTTCGTCATCCACGCGATCCTGGAACACGCGCTGACGCCCTGGCGCTATCCCGCGGTGCTGGACGAAGACGCCTGGCCGCGCGCCTACGCGCAGCGTGCCATCCATGGCGAGGCCGCGGGCCGCACGCTGGTCATCCTCGGCTACGGCCACATCGGCCGCGAAGTCGCGCGGCGCGCTCGCGCACTGGACATGAGCGTGGTGGCCGTCACGCGCAGCGGCCATGGCGCACCCGACGAGGACGTGCGCTACGCCGCCGTCGACACGCTGCACCAGGTGCTGCCCGAGGCCGACGTCCTGGTGCTGTGCTGCCCGCTGACCGATGCCACGCGCGGACTGATCGGGCGCGAGGCGCTGGGTCTGCTGCCGCCGCAGGCACTGTTGGTGAACGTGGCTCGCGCCGAGGTGGTGGACGAACGGGCGCTATACGACGCGCTGGCCGAGGGCCGGCTGGGCCGGGCCGCGCTGGACGTCTGGTACCAGTACCCCGCCGCTGGAGGCGCGCCCACACCGCCTTCGCGGCTGCCCTTGTACAGCCTGCCGAACGTGCGAGGCACGCCCCATGTCTCGGCCATGACGCCCGGCCTGCTGGATCGCCGCTACCGCTTCATGGCTGACAACATCCGCCGGCTGCAGTCCGGCGCGCCCCTGGAGAACGTCGTGCGCGCTGGACGATAG
- a CDS encoding alpha/beta fold hydrolase has protein sequence MTTLFDLPLQRIRANGIELAARIGGEGPPMLLLHGHPQTHVIWHRMWPELTRHRTCVAVDLRGYGDSDKPAAEPGHGSYSKREMARDMAELMQGLGHERYDVLAHDRGARVAHRLALDHADSVNRMMLLDIAPTLDMYEGTTRAFAQAYYHWFWLIQPAPLPETMIEHDGPSYVRLLMGNRPGGLAHFSPEALAEYERCARLPGWATGVCEDYRASATIDLEHDRAGRDAGERVTAPLRVLWGERGAVGKNFDVLGLWAAVAGEVSGRALPAAHYLPEEAFGEVLAEAADFFGWQLGA, from the coding sequence ATGACCACGCTTTTCGATCTACCCCTGCAACGTATCCGGGCCAATGGCATCGAGCTGGCCGCGCGCATCGGCGGCGAGGGACCGCCCATGCTGCTGCTGCATGGCCATCCGCAGACGCACGTCATCTGGCATCGCATGTGGCCCGAACTGACGCGGCACCGCACCTGCGTGGCGGTGGACCTGCGCGGCTACGGCGACAGCGACAAGCCGGCCGCGGAACCCGGCCATGGCTCCTATTCCAAGCGCGAAATGGCGCGCGACATGGCCGAGCTGATGCAGGGCCTGGGTCACGAGCGATACGACGTGCTGGCCCACGATCGCGGCGCGCGTGTGGCGCATCGCCTGGCGCTGGACCACGCGGACAGCGTCAACCGCATGATGCTGCTGGACATCGCGCCCACGCTGGACATGTACGAGGGCACCACGCGCGCCTTCGCGCAGGCGTACTACCACTGGTTCTGGCTGATCCAGCCGGCGCCGCTGCCCGAGACGATGATCGAGCATGACGGGCCTTCCTATGTGCGCTTGCTGATGGGCAACCGGCCCGGCGGGCTGGCGCACTTCTCGCCCGAGGCCCTGGCCGAGTACGAGCGCTGCGCGCGGCTGCCAGGCTGGGCCACCGGCGTCTGCGAGGATTACCGCGCTTCCGCCACCATCGACCTTGAGCATGACCGCGCGGGCCGGGATGCCGGCGAACGCGTGACGGCGCCGCTGCGCGTGCTGTGGGGCGAGCGCGGCGCGGTGGGCAAGAACTTCGACGTGCTCGGCCTGTGGGCCGCGGTGGCCGGCGAGGTGTCGGGTCGTGCGCTGCCGGCGGCGCACTACCTGCCCGAGGAAGCCTTCGGCGAGGTGTTGGCCGAGGCGGCCGATTTCTTCGGGTGGCAGCTGGGCGCGTGA
- the leuD gene encoding 3-isopropylmalate dehydratase small subunit: MNQARIEAVAAPLPYSNLDTDQIMPKQFLRIIDKAGLDRGLLYDLRFDETGAPRPDFVLNQPAWRDVAILVAGPNFGCGSSREHAVWGLQQFGIRAIIASSYGEIFYFNALNNGLLLITLEPAEVDALLRQVGDPASNRIAIDVADCTVHGADGWRAAFTLPERHRRMFAEGQDMVGATLARLADVEAFEAEHWARHPWMKNVAARMRSRLDGAASAPPVRDAAS; encoded by the coding sequence ATGAACCAGGCACGCATCGAGGCCGTGGCCGCGCCGCTGCCCTACAGCAATCTGGACACCGACCAGATCATGCCCAAGCAGTTCCTGCGCATCATCGACAAGGCCGGCCTGGACCGCGGTCTGCTGTACGACCTGCGCTTCGACGAGACCGGCGCGCCGCGTCCGGACTTCGTGCTGAACCAGCCGGCCTGGCGCGACGTGGCCATTCTGGTGGCCGGGCCCAACTTCGGCTGCGGATCGAGCCGAGAACACGCGGTGTGGGGCTTGCAGCAGTTCGGCATCCGGGCCATCATCGCGTCGAGCTATGGCGAGATCTTCTATTTCAACGCCTTGAACAACGGCCTGCTGCTGATCACGCTCGAGCCCGCGGAGGTGGACGCGCTGTTGCGGCAGGTGGGCGACCCGGCCAGCAACCGTATCGCCATCGACGTCGCGGACTGCACGGTGCATGGCGCCGACGGGTGGCGGGCCGCCTTCACGCTGCCCGAACGCCATCGACGCATGTTTGCCGAGGGGCAGGACATGGTGGGCGCGACGCTGGCGCGGCTGGCCGACGTCGAGGCGTTCGAGGCCGAGCACTGGGCTCGTCATCCCTGGATGAAGAACGTGGCGGCACGCATGCGCAGCCGGCTGGACGGCGCGGCAAGCGCGCCGCCGGTCAGGGACGCCGCTTCCTGA
- a CDS encoding Bug family tripartite tricarboxylate transporter substrate binding protein — protein MPTLTFGAGRRKTLQALAAAALTLACATASAAADWPDKPVRIIVPNPAGGASDVLARLLGKELGTLWGQPVVVENRPGANGNIGAALVARSEADGYTLLLMDLSSLAISPALYPKLGYDPAKDLAPVSFVAYSPHILVVRSDLPVSNVHELAAYAKAHPNRLNYGETTGAITHLAGIELAKKMGFTWNYIGYKGGAQVLSDLTGGQIDATMNSFLATYPLVKAGKIKLLAVNSTQRFGQIPDTPTVGETVPGFESGSWQGLMTTGGTPAALIEKINRDVATVLGRPEVGKQLTDLGSEPVRRTPAELGQWMREQTNRWGSVVRDAGISLQ, from the coding sequence ATGCCCACCCTCACCTTCGGCGCCGGGCGCCGCAAGACACTGCAGGCCCTGGCCGCCGCGGCACTGACACTGGCCTGCGCCACGGCGTCCGCCGCGGCGGACTGGCCCGACAAGCCTGTACGCATCATCGTACCCAACCCCGCGGGCGGCGCCTCCGACGTGCTGGCGCGCCTGCTGGGCAAGGAACTCGGCACCCTGTGGGGCCAGCCCGTGGTGGTCGAGAACCGCCCGGGCGCCAACGGCAACATCGGCGCCGCCCTGGTGGCCCGGTCCGAAGCGGACGGCTACACGCTGCTGTTGATGGACCTGAGCAGCCTGGCGATCTCGCCCGCCTTGTATCCCAAACTGGGCTACGACCCCGCGAAAGACCTGGCGCCCGTGTCCTTCGTTGCCTACTCGCCGCACATCCTGGTGGTGCGCAGCGACCTGCCTGTGTCCAATGTGCACGAGCTGGCCGCTTACGCGAAGGCGCATCCGAACAGGCTCAACTATGGCGAGACCACTGGCGCCATCACGCATCTGGCGGGCATCGAGCTGGCAAAGAAGATGGGCTTCACCTGGAACTACATCGGCTACAAGGGCGGTGCGCAGGTGCTGTCCGACCTGACGGGCGGGCAGATCGACGCCACCATGAACAGCTTCCTGGCGACCTATCCCCTGGTGAAGGCGGGCAAGATCAAGCTGCTGGCGGTGAACAGCACGCAACGCTTCGGCCAGATCCCGGACACGCCAACCGTGGGCGAGACCGTGCCCGGATTCGAATCGGGTTCGTGGCAAGGCCTGATGACCACCGGCGGCACGCCCGCCGCGCTGATCGAGAAGATCAACCGCGACGTGGCCACCGTGCTGGGCCGCCCCGAGGTCGGCAAGCAGCTGACCGACCTGGGCTCCGAACCCGTGCGCAGGACGCCCGCCGAATTGGGCCAGTGGATGCGCGAGCAGACTAACCGCTGGGGCAGCGTGGTGCGCGATGCGGGGATCTCGCTGCAATAG
- a CDS encoding tripartite tricarboxylate transporter substrate binding protein — translation MLAAGCASAALLIAAPGSAVAQAFPQRPITLVAPFAPGGSVDITARLISDAWGKALGQTVVVENRAGASGNIGMAAVARAQPDGYTLAINTMSLAINPSLFKDMPFDTLKDLRSVGTVATSQHVLTVTNSLPVNNVAELLAYVRARPANELSFGSAGTGSTFHMAAELFKTVSKTQIMHVPYKGGGPAMLDTISGQVQMSFPVLSAAKPQVDGGKLKALGVTGKTRSPLLPEVPTIAESGLPGYEFNTWFVVSAPAGTPPAVLDTLNAKLAQALRTPEMAQRLQREGFEAWISTPSQTDEMVAREMTRWAGVIKDAGITPN, via the coding sequence ATGCTGGCGGCCGGCTGTGCGTCCGCGGCGCTGCTCATCGCCGCGCCCGGTTCCGCCGTGGCGCAGGCTTTCCCGCAGCGGCCCATTACCCTGGTCGCGCCGTTCGCGCCCGGCGGCAGCGTGGACATCACCGCGCGGCTCATCTCTGATGCCTGGGGCAAGGCCCTGGGCCAGACCGTGGTGGTGGAGAACCGCGCCGGCGCGTCGGGAAATATCGGCATGGCCGCCGTGGCGCGCGCCCAGCCCGACGGCTACACGCTGGCCATCAACACCATGTCGCTGGCGATCAATCCGTCGCTGTTCAAGGACATGCCGTTCGACACGCTGAAGGACCTGCGTTCGGTCGGCACGGTGGCGACGTCGCAGCACGTGCTGACGGTGACCAACAGCCTGCCCGTGAACAACGTGGCGGAGCTGCTGGCGTACGTGCGCGCGCGGCCCGCCAATGAGTTGAGCTTCGGCTCTGCGGGCACGGGCAGCACCTTCCACATGGCGGCCGAACTGTTCAAGACCGTGTCGAAGACACAGATCATGCACGTGCCCTACAAGGGCGGCGGGCCGGCCATGCTGGACACCATCAGCGGCCAGGTGCAGATGAGCTTTCCGGTGCTGTCGGCCGCCAAGCCGCAGGTCGACGGCGGCAAGCTGAAGGCGCTGGGCGTGACGGGCAAGACCCGTTCGCCGCTGCTGCCCGAGGTGCCCACCATCGCGGAGTCGGGCCTGCCCGGCTACGAGTTCAACACCTGGTTCGTGGTCAGCGCGCCGGCCGGCACGCCTCCCGCGGTGCTGGACACCCTGAACGCCAAGCTGGCCCAGGCGCTGCGCACGCCCGAGATGGCCCAGCGGCTGCAGCGAGAAGGTTTCGAGGCATGGATCTCCACGCCCTCGCAAACGGACGAGATGGTGGCGCGCGAAATGACGCGCTGGGCCGGCGTCATCAAGGACGCCGGCATCACGCCCAACTGA
- a CDS encoding mandelate racemase/muconate lactonizing enzyme family protein, translating into MSKITCVRTLRTPQRPSLIWVELETEDGLTGLGETFRGAAAVETILHEEIAPWLLGRDAVHIEGISRHLLTPYVGFSGSSAEVRAASAIDIALWDLAGQRQQVPLYVALGGGARAAVPVYNTCAGYAYNTTGVRRDIGNADRSAGPYDDQVAFMRDAGALAESLLAEGYRAMKIWPFDIYAPATGGHTIGLADLKAGLEPFRKIRAAVGDDIEVMCELHSLWGSHAALRICRALEDHGVFWAEDPLSKMDDAQGLADLRRQTRTPICGSETLGGVRQFRDLLAADALDVVMLDLAWCGGITEGRKIAAFAQAYNKPLAPHDCTGPVTLMAGLHMALHAPTAIYQEVVRASLATWYRDLVTELPVVVDGMAQPPGAHGLGTALSAALRQASDTTVRESRNT; encoded by the coding sequence ATGTCCAAGATCACCTGCGTGCGCACCCTGCGCACCCCGCAACGCCCCAGTCTTATTTGGGTCGAGCTGGAAACCGAGGACGGCCTGACGGGCCTGGGCGAGACCTTCCGCGGCGCCGCCGCGGTCGAAACCATCCTGCACGAAGAGATCGCACCCTGGCTGCTGGGTCGCGACGCCGTGCACATCGAAGGCATCTCGCGCCACCTGCTTACCCCTTATGTCGGCTTCAGCGGCTCCAGCGCCGAGGTACGCGCCGCCAGCGCCATCGACATCGCGCTGTGGGACCTGGCCGGGCAACGCCAGCAGGTTCCCCTATACGTGGCGCTGGGAGGCGGGGCGCGGGCCGCGGTGCCGGTCTACAACACCTGCGCGGGCTATGCCTACAACACCACCGGCGTGCGCCGCGACATCGGCAACGCTGATCGAAGCGCGGGCCCGTACGACGACCAGGTCGCCTTCATGCGCGATGCAGGCGCGCTGGCCGAAAGCCTGCTGGCCGAAGGCTATCGCGCCATGAAGATCTGGCCCTTCGACATCTACGCGCCCGCCACCGGCGGCCATACCATCGGGCTGGCAGACCTGAAGGCCGGGCTGGAGCCCTTTCGCAAGATCCGCGCCGCCGTGGGCGACGACATCGAAGTCATGTGCGAACTGCACAGCCTGTGGGGCAGCCACGCGGCGCTGCGCATCTGCCGCGCCCTGGAAGACCATGGCGTGTTCTGGGCCGAAGACCCCTTGTCGAAAATGGACGATGCGCAGGGCCTGGCGGACCTGCGGCGGCAGACGCGTACGCCCATCTGCGGCAGCGAGACCCTGGGTGGCGTGCGCCAGTTCCGCGACCTGCTGGCGGCCGACGCACTGGACGTGGTGATGCTGGACCTGGCCTGGTGCGGCGGGATCACGGAAGGCCGCAAGATCGCGGCTTTCGCGCAGGCCTACAACAAGCCCCTGGCGCCGCACGACTGCACCGGTCCCGTCACGCTGATGGCGGGCCTGCACATGGCGCTGCACGCGCCCACGGCCATCTACCAGGAAGTGGTGCGCGCCTCGCTGGCCACCTGGTATCGCGACCTTGTCACCGAGCTGCCCGTGGTGGTCGACGGCATGGCCCAACCGCCCGGCGCGCATGGCCTGGGCACGGCGCTGTCTGCGGCCTTGCGCCAGGCTTCCGACACCACCGTGCGCGAAAGCCGCAACACCTGA